A stretch of Prunus dulcis chromosome 6, ALMONDv2, whole genome shotgun sequence DNA encodes these proteins:
- the LOC117631690 gene encoding cytochrome c-type biogenesis CcmH-like mitochondrial protein encodes MGSEEDPVKKTQVVNARAQNISHNVRCTECGSQSIEDSQADIAILLRKLIRDEIHAGKSDKEIYKKLEEDFGETVLYAPKFDMQTAALWLSPLLVAGAAAGIWAYKKHRQKTNVHIMALNLVRGVPLTPNEKQTMLDLLTPPPSRGNIPSSWWRRWREQ; translated from the exons ATGGGAAGCGAAGAGGACCCGGTGAAGAAGACTCAGGTGGTGAATGCCCGGGCTCAAAACATTAGTCACAATGTTCGGTGCACTGAGTGTGGAAGCCAGTCCATTGAAGATTCACAAGCAGATATTGCCATCTTGCTTAGAAAG TTAATTCGTGATGAGATTCATGCTGGGAAGAGTGACAAAGAGATTTATAAGAAGCTTGAAGAGGATTTTGGGGAGACGGTACTTTATGCCCCAAAGTTTGATATGCAGACTGCAGCCTTGTGGCTATCACCG CTTCTGGTTGCTGGTGCTGCTGCAGGAATTTGGGCTTATAAAAAGCACAGGCAAAAGACTAATGTCCACATCATGGCGCTGAACCTTGTTAGAGGTGTTCCATTAACCCCAAATGAGAAGCAAACCATGTTAGACCTCCTCACACCGCCGCCTTCACGAGGAAATATTCCTTCCTcgtggtggaggaggtggagaGAACAATGA
- the LOC117629568 gene encoding wall-associated receptor kinase-like 1 produces MELFSFSILYAYLCLSLFYQPARTQQAYINGSTLWNCSGNPATSKGYLCDASVKSCEAFVTFRSRAPHDTAISIAYLLGSEASKIASINKVSASDKIPSNKLIVVPVSCSCSGNIFQHYSPYTVIKNDTYFKTANDTYQGLTTCQAMIGQNYYDPENIPVGAVLTVPVRCACPSENQTADGITSLLTYIVAKNDTIASIGGMFGVNTQSIMAANMLSQDIIIDLNTPLLVPLKSKRCPTSDGSLADGIYLEHVDCIRGGKKFPVKLVTLLGIGIGLAFICMFLSGYKLYQCLKRRRIKTQQEKFFKQNGGFLLREKISSFGSSSKAKLFTAEEMERATDNYNQSRFLGQGGYGTVYKGMLLDGTIVAVKRSRAIDKHQIEQFINEVVILTQINHRNIVKLLGCCLETEVPVLVYEYIPNGTLSHHIQQKHIETPSLSWEHRFRITCEVAGAVSYMHSAASIPIFHRDIKSSNILLDHNYSAKVSDFGTSKSLPLDKTHLTTEVQGTFGYMDPEYFQSSKFTDKSDTYSFGVTLVEILTGKTPFSFAREEGENLVASFISLTRENQLVQILDPQVVREAEMEHVGAIAELATRCLRLNGKKRPSMKEVSTELEGLRNTQRCLEKFQEPQSFKDETTFMHSTSETMKDHTEESIDFSMEIESASF; encoded by the exons ATGGAGCTATTTTCATTCTCCATCCTTTATGCATACTTGTGTTTGTCCCTATTTTATCAACCAGCACGCACTCAGCAGGCATACATCAACGGGAGCACACTCTGGAACTGCTCTGGTAACCCTGCCACATCAAAAGGGTACCTCTGTGATGCTAGTGTGAAGTCATGTGAAGCCTTTGTCACCTTCCGATCGCGAGCACCTCATGACACCGCCATCAGCATAGCCTATCTGCTTGGCTCTGAAGCCTCTAAGATTGCCTCAATTAACAAAGTTTCAGCAAGTGACAAGATTCCAAGCAACAAGTTGATTGTAGTTCCAGTTTCTTGTTCATGTTCGGGCAATATCTTCCAGCACTACTCTCCTTACACCGTGATAAAAAACGATACATATTTCAAGACAGCCAATGACACCTACCAAGGCCTGACTACATGCCAGGCTATGATAGGTCAGAACTATTACGACCCTGAAAATATTCCGGTGGGAGCAGTGTTAACGGTTCCTGTGAGATGTGCTTGTCCGAGTGAAAACCAAACTGCAGATGGGATTACCTCCCTGCTGACATATATAGTAGCCAAGAATGATACAATTGCATCAATTGGAGGGATGTTTGGGGTCAACACACAAAGTATAATGGCGGCAAATATGCTGTCACAGGACATCATTATCGACCTTAATACGCCTCTTCTTGTTCCACTCAAAAGCAAGAGATGCCCCACTTCTGATGGTTCCCTTGCAGATGGGATATACCTAGAACATGTCGATTGCATTCGTGGTGGCAAAAAGTTTCCTGTGAAATTGGTTACACTGCTAG GTATTGGCATAGGCcttgcattcatatgcatgtTCCTTTCAGGCTACAAGTTATATCAATGCCTAAAGAGAAGGAGAATCAAAACCCAACAGGAGAAATTTTTCAAGCAAAATGGGGGATTCTTGTTGCGAGAAAAAATCTCATCTTTTGGGAGTAGCAGCAAAGCAAAACTTTTTACTGCAGAGGAGATGGAAAGAGCAACAGATAACTACAACCAGAGCCGCTTTCTTGGGCAAGGAGGCTATGGCACAGTTTATAAAGGGATGCTACTTGATGGTACCATAGTAGCTGTTAAAAGGTCAAGAGCAATAGACAAACATCAGATTGAGCAATTCATCAATGAAGTTGTCATTCTAACTCAAATTAATCATCGAAACATAGTGAAGTTGCTGGGTTGTTGCTTGGAGACTGAGGTTCCAGTTCTAGTTTATGAATATATTCCGAACGGAACACTCTCCCATCATATCCAGCAGAAGCACATTGAAACACCATCACTTTCATGGGAACATCGCTTCAGGATCACTTGTGAAGTTGCCGGAGCAGTATCATATATGCACTCTGCAGCTTCAATCCCCATCTTCCATAGAGACATCAAGTCTTCTAACATTCTTCTAGACCATAACTACAGTGCTAAAGTATCTGACTTTGGGACTTCAAAATCACTTCCCCTTGACAAAACTCACTTAACCACAGAAGTACAGGGAACTTTTGGGTACATGGATCCAGAGTACTTCCAATCTAGTAAATTTACAGATAAAAGTGATACCTACAGCTTTGGAGTCACACTTGTAGAAATATTAACTGGGAAAACCCCGTTTTCTTTTGCTAGAGAGGAAGGGGAAAATCTGGTTGcttctttcatttcattgaCAAGGGAAAACCAACTTGTTCAGATTTTGGATCCTCAAGTGGTTCGAGAAGCAGAGATGGAGCATGTTGGAGCAATTGCTGAGCTTGCAACAAGGTGTTTGAGGTTGAATGGGAAAAAGAGGCCTAGTATGAAAGAGGTGTCAACAGAGCTGGAAGGATTGAGGAACACTCAAAGATGCCTGGAAAAGTTCCAAGAGCCTCAGTCATTCAAAGATGAAACAACATTCATGCACTCTACCAGTGAAACCATGAAAGATCATACAGAGGAAAGCATTGATTTCTCTATGGAAATTGAATCTGCATCATTTTAA
- the LOC117630635 gene encoding NDR1/HIN1-like protein 3, translating to MNLWATITLVTFTAYALCIVISLYNHPLIPNSVVTRASLTEFSVTNTTTLHYNLALNISLRNPNKYYRTYYDNIELTASYKNQAFRTVNLNSFYQGVKNTTVLTLSFKGHQHGLVNLSNVTFTAGTHYHIDVKLYLQNVYLVSPRTTWFMGSPQSRSEFTCHLQVPLVNYIDGQASNITTKCDSDFNFFL from the coding sequence ATGAACCTATGGGCCACCATCACTCTTGTCACCTTTACTGCCTATGCATTGTGTATCGTTATTTCTTTATACAATCATCCCCTTATCCCTAACTCTGTTGTAACTCGTGCCTCGCTCACTGAGTTCAGCGtcaccaacaccaccacccTCCACTATAATCTTGCTCTCAATATTTCCCTGCGAAACCCTAACAAATATTACCGCACCTATTACGATAATATTGAACTCACGGCTTCTTACAAGAACCAGGCATTCCGTACGGTGAATTTGAACTCCTTCTACCAAGGTGTTAAAAATACTACTGTTTTGACACTCTCGTTCAAAGGGCACCAACATGGCTTGGTGAATCTTTCCAATGTTACATTTACTGCCGGAACTCATTACCATATTGATGTCAAGCTCTATCTTCAAAACGTCTACTTGGTGTCACCTAGGACTACTTGGTTTATGGGTTCTCCGCAATCGCGGTCAGAGTTTACATGTCACTTGCAGGTTCCTTTGGTCAATTACATTGATGGTCAAGCCTCCAACATCACTACCAAGTGTGATTccgatttcaattttttcttatga
- the LOC117630065 gene encoding uncharacterized protein LOC117630065 isoform X1 codes for MSGSKVLLTYKRKRQSRTDPVQGHECHNSLFVAPDDTSLSKSPDLQVHLIDKRSSEHYNRNSAVCHVCFVCCVGGNLKHCGKCLQSYHLQCLDKPHKEMKHTEVSGTRQISIKSFPTSLDEVPTQRDAYGNKSSGKKVGSSSNANAGALVDYNNVGGRSVSQLVMNSAVITADFVRQKSSSAAAAFERKSSSECDGSSPRLNTSNLEDTDSFSRNNLDKLGGDSAAQNKLTTPLVTFCRRNKRKKDMDESNIQRKSLPVENSCSLITKLNNSVCTNTSSYEETSPENCSVDHEADLKHSREIFDFRYAHAGSAAAGTKILMHEEEQLHDEEKTGSAALQQAGKVRGQNAQSAMDVEVLCTDHLRKSSDTRDSSSEAVTLCKPGKTHALIRDEAQDLSSDDLKATETPHLGRSLPYLDFSVIPTEFLLADSRGTVECNVDLNLSSQKQPDLAVPKTMWDSLDSTSRNNATVLHELSPPEMSAARIERVETHASRLHKDAFEFLEVADSCKDDDKVSPLFSKEITPKNQCLQLFSEEKTSDIFRPVTTQPVAASSIASEQRKILQLGGKNNQPEQESPLLLGLSLPENPLTAGCATNTCFSAFPFLNSVIETREFIRDAALQSSSSHLSSVLRHRLMHDSIASRARAFNEWSSFHDKCKPYSTMWSEEELDFLWIGVRRHGRDNWDAMLRDPRLHFSSWRVARDLAERWEEEQSKLLSGICVPQFKYSIAQGSSLDYHYFLGPKTGIWKENTADEPGLSFCNVDACRGGNAWRRPLFQPAYTCSNGNEHLQRPISYTKRTSHFGFRREKYDEDEFSILSRSKSMAKGYLLSTNGPTTCVGAKGNLPHWLREAVVASPVSLTEPTPPSTVSLIAHPDMLNVTYPDFDRQESHFVPRNETRFTMGVFRENNLQPLSTSPLSNYPSGIGLGGLGMANLRRDYSCHGGKQEDLIVIDSDASSEETISDDRSARV; via the exons ATGTCAGGAAGCAAAGTGTTGCTAACGTATAAGCGAAAGCGGCAATCAAGAACAGATCCTGTACAGGGACATGAGTGCCATAATTCACTTTTTGTTGCTCCCGATGATACTTCTTTAAGCAAATCACCAGACTTGCAAGTTCATTTGATTGATAAGCGTTCATCAGAACATTATAACAGAAATTCTGCG GTATGCCATGTATGTTTTGTGTGCTGTGTCGGGGGTAACCTGAAGCACTGTGGCAAATGCCTTCAGTCGTATCATCTCCAATGCCTAGATAAGCCCCATAAAGAAATGAAACACACTGAAGTATCTGGCACAAGACAAATATCAATTAAATCCTTTCCGACAAGTCTTGATGAGGTTCCCACCCAAAGGGATGCATATGGGAATAAGTCTAGTGGCAAGAAAGTTGGCTCATCTTCAAATGCTAATGCTGGAGCATTGGTTGATTATAATAATGTTGGAGGGAGGTCAGTTTCTCAATTGGTGATGAATTCCGCTGTAATTACTGCTGATTTTGTCAGACAAAAATCatcatcagcagcagcagcatttgaaagaaaaagcagcTCTGAATGTGATGGTAGCTCACCAAGATTGAATACATCAAACTTAGAAGACACTGATTCATTCTCTAGAAATAACTTAGATAAATTAGGTGGTGATTCAGCTGCGCAAAACAAGTTGACCACCCCATTGGTTACTTTCTGCCGaaggaataaaagaaaaaaggatatGGATGAGTCTAATATACAAAGGAAATCACTGCCTGTGGAAAATAGCTGCTCATTGATAACCAAATTGAATAATTCTGTTTGTACTAATACCAGTTCTTATGAAGAAACTTCCCCTGAAAACTGCTCAGTAGATCATGAAGCAGATTTGAAGCACTCCAGAGAG ATCTTTGATTTTAGATATGCTCATGCTGGATCTGCTGCCGCTGGAACTAAAAT TTTGATGCATGAAGAAGAACAACTGCATGATGAGGAAAAAACAGGCAGTGCCGCCTTACAGCAGGCTGGAAAAGTTCGTGGCCAGAATGCTCAAAGTGCAATGGATGTTGAAGTTCTTTGCACGGATCATTTAAGAAAAAGTAGTGATACTAGAGACTCCTCTTCTGAAGCTGTAACTCTATGTAAACCAGGAAAAACCCATGCATTGATAAGAGATGAAGCTCAAGATTTATCAAGTGATGATCTTAAAGCAACAGAAACCCCTCATTTAGGCAGATCACTTCCTTATTTGGACTTCTCTGTTATCCCCACTG AATTCTTACTAGCAGATTCGCGTGGCACTGTGGAATGCAATGTTGACTTAAACTTGAGTTCTCAGAAGCAACCTGACCTGGCCGTGCCAAAAACTATGTGGGACTCCTTGGATTCTACTAGCAGAAATAATGCCACTGTATTGCATGAACTGTCTCCTCCAGAAATGTCAGCTGCAAGAATTGAAAGAGTAGAAACTCATGCTTCACGGTTACACAAAGatgcatttgaatttttagaaGTTGCTGACAGCTGCAAAGATGATGATAAAGTTAGTCCTCTATTTTCCAAGGAAATTACACCCAAAAACCAATGTCTGCAG CTattttcagaagaaaaaaccaGTGACATTTTTCGCCCGGTGACAACACAGCCTGTGGCGGCGTCTTCTATAGCTtcagaacaaagaaaaattcttCAGTTGGGAGGCAAAAATAATCAACCAGAACAAGAATCTCCTCTGTTACTAGGTCTATCCTTACCAGAAAACCCTTTAACTGCAGGATGTGCAACCAATACCTGCTTCAGTGCGTTTCCCTTCTTGAACTCTGTCATTGAAACCAGAGAATTTATCCGGGATGCAGCACTCCAATCTTCCTCGAGCCATTTATCATCAGTATTGAGACACAGGCTTATGCATGATAGCATTGCAAGCCGAGCAAGAGCTTTCAATGAATGGAGTAGTTTTCATGACAAATGTAAGCCATATAGTACCATGTGGTCTGAAGAGGAGTTGGATTTTCTATGGATAGGTGTGAGGAGACATGGAAGGGACAATTGGGATGCTATGTTAAGGGATCCAAGATTGCACTTCTCATCATGGAGGGTGGCAAGGGACTTAGCTGAGCGGTGGGAAGAGGAACAGTCAAAACTTTTGAGTGGCATATGTGTTCCTCAATTCAAGTACTCGATAGCACAAGGCAGTTCTTTGGACTACCACTACTTCTTGGGTCCAAAAACAGGAATCTGGAAAGAAAATACAGCAGATGAACCCGGACTTTCATTTTGCAATGTTGATGCTTGTAGAGGAGGTAATGCCTGGAGGAGGCCACTATTCCAGCCGGCTTATACTTGCAGTAATGGCAATGAACACCTCCAGAGGCCTATTAGTTACACAAAGAGGACATCTCATTTTGGTTTCCGAAGGGAGAAGTATGACGAGGATGAATTTAGTATTTTAAGTAGAAGTAAGAGTATGGCAAAGGGCTATTTATTATCAACTAATGGCCCCACAACTTGCGTTGGAGCAAAGGGAAACTTGCCCCACTGGCTCAGAGAAGCTGTTGTTGCTTCCCCAGTGAGCCTGACAGAGCCAACGCCACCGTCAACTGTTTCATTGATTGCTCATCCAGACATGTTGAATGTCACCTATCCTGATTTTGATCGTCAGGAATCACATTTTGTACCTAGGAATGAAACGCGGTTTACAATGGGTGTTTTCAGAGAAAACAACCTACAGCCATTAAGTACTAGTCCTCTTTCCAATTACCCATCAGGAATAGGACTTGGAGGACTCGGGATGGCTAATCTGAGAAGGGATTATTCTTGTCATGGAGGTAAGCAAGAAGACTTGATTGTTATAGACAGCGATGCTTCTTCTGAAGAGACTATATCTGATGATCGTAGTGCTAGGGTGTAG
- the LOC117630065 gene encoding uncharacterized protein LOC117630065 isoform X2, which produces MSGSKVLLTYKRKRQSRTDPVQGHECHNSLFVAPDDTSLSKSPDLQVHLIDKRSSEHYNRNSAVCHVCFVCCVGGNLKHCGKCLQSYHLQCLDKPHKEMKHTEVSGTRQISIKSFPTSLDEVPTQRDAYGNKSSGKKVGSSSNANAGALVDYNNVGGRSVSQLVMNSAVITADFVRQKSSSAAAAFERKSSSECDGSSPRLNTSNLEDTDSFSRNNLDKLGGDSAAQNKLTTPLVTFCRRNKRKKDMDESNIQRKSLPVENSCSLITKLNNSVCTNTSSYEETSPENCSVDHEADLKHSREIFDFRYAHAGSAAAGTKILMHEEEQLHDEEKTGSAALQQAGKVRGQNAQSAMDVEVLCTDHLRKSSDTRDSSSEAVTLCKPGKTHALIRDEAQDLSSDDLKATETPHLGRSLPYLDFSVIPTDSRGTVECNVDLNLSSQKQPDLAVPKTMWDSLDSTSRNNATVLHELSPPEMSAARIERVETHASRLHKDAFEFLEVADSCKDDDKVSPLFSKEITPKNQCLQLFSEEKTSDIFRPVTTQPVAASSIASEQRKILQLGGKNNQPEQESPLLLGLSLPENPLTAGCATNTCFSAFPFLNSVIETREFIRDAALQSSSSHLSSVLRHRLMHDSIASRARAFNEWSSFHDKCKPYSTMWSEEELDFLWIGVRRHGRDNWDAMLRDPRLHFSSWRVARDLAERWEEEQSKLLSGICVPQFKYSIAQGSSLDYHYFLGPKTGIWKENTADEPGLSFCNVDACRGGNAWRRPLFQPAYTCSNGNEHLQRPISYTKRTSHFGFRREKYDEDEFSILSRSKSMAKGYLLSTNGPTTCVGAKGNLPHWLREAVVASPVSLTEPTPPSTVSLIAHPDMLNVTYPDFDRQESHFVPRNETRFTMGVFRENNLQPLSTSPLSNYPSGIGLGGLGMANLRRDYSCHGGKQEDLIVIDSDASSEETISDDRSARV; this is translated from the exons ATGTCAGGAAGCAAAGTGTTGCTAACGTATAAGCGAAAGCGGCAATCAAGAACAGATCCTGTACAGGGACATGAGTGCCATAATTCACTTTTTGTTGCTCCCGATGATACTTCTTTAAGCAAATCACCAGACTTGCAAGTTCATTTGATTGATAAGCGTTCATCAGAACATTATAACAGAAATTCTGCG GTATGCCATGTATGTTTTGTGTGCTGTGTCGGGGGTAACCTGAAGCACTGTGGCAAATGCCTTCAGTCGTATCATCTCCAATGCCTAGATAAGCCCCATAAAGAAATGAAACACACTGAAGTATCTGGCACAAGACAAATATCAATTAAATCCTTTCCGACAAGTCTTGATGAGGTTCCCACCCAAAGGGATGCATATGGGAATAAGTCTAGTGGCAAGAAAGTTGGCTCATCTTCAAATGCTAATGCTGGAGCATTGGTTGATTATAATAATGTTGGAGGGAGGTCAGTTTCTCAATTGGTGATGAATTCCGCTGTAATTACTGCTGATTTTGTCAGACAAAAATCatcatcagcagcagcagcatttgaaagaaaaagcagcTCTGAATGTGATGGTAGCTCACCAAGATTGAATACATCAAACTTAGAAGACACTGATTCATTCTCTAGAAATAACTTAGATAAATTAGGTGGTGATTCAGCTGCGCAAAACAAGTTGACCACCCCATTGGTTACTTTCTGCCGaaggaataaaagaaaaaaggatatGGATGAGTCTAATATACAAAGGAAATCACTGCCTGTGGAAAATAGCTGCTCATTGATAACCAAATTGAATAATTCTGTTTGTACTAATACCAGTTCTTATGAAGAAACTTCCCCTGAAAACTGCTCAGTAGATCATGAAGCAGATTTGAAGCACTCCAGAGAG ATCTTTGATTTTAGATATGCTCATGCTGGATCTGCTGCCGCTGGAACTAAAAT TTTGATGCATGAAGAAGAACAACTGCATGATGAGGAAAAAACAGGCAGTGCCGCCTTACAGCAGGCTGGAAAAGTTCGTGGCCAGAATGCTCAAAGTGCAATGGATGTTGAAGTTCTTTGCACGGATCATTTAAGAAAAAGTAGTGATACTAGAGACTCCTCTTCTGAAGCTGTAACTCTATGTAAACCAGGAAAAACCCATGCATTGATAAGAGATGAAGCTCAAGATTTATCAAGTGATGATCTTAAAGCAACAGAAACCCCTCATTTAGGCAGATCACTTCCTTATTTGGACTTCTCTGTTATCCCCACTG ATTCGCGTGGCACTGTGGAATGCAATGTTGACTTAAACTTGAGTTCTCAGAAGCAACCTGACCTGGCCGTGCCAAAAACTATGTGGGACTCCTTGGATTCTACTAGCAGAAATAATGCCACTGTATTGCATGAACTGTCTCCTCCAGAAATGTCAGCTGCAAGAATTGAAAGAGTAGAAACTCATGCTTCACGGTTACACAAAGatgcatttgaatttttagaaGTTGCTGACAGCTGCAAAGATGATGATAAAGTTAGTCCTCTATTTTCCAAGGAAATTACACCCAAAAACCAATGTCTGCAG CTattttcagaagaaaaaaccaGTGACATTTTTCGCCCGGTGACAACACAGCCTGTGGCGGCGTCTTCTATAGCTtcagaacaaagaaaaattcttCAGTTGGGAGGCAAAAATAATCAACCAGAACAAGAATCTCCTCTGTTACTAGGTCTATCCTTACCAGAAAACCCTTTAACTGCAGGATGTGCAACCAATACCTGCTTCAGTGCGTTTCCCTTCTTGAACTCTGTCATTGAAACCAGAGAATTTATCCGGGATGCAGCACTCCAATCTTCCTCGAGCCATTTATCATCAGTATTGAGACACAGGCTTATGCATGATAGCATTGCAAGCCGAGCAAGAGCTTTCAATGAATGGAGTAGTTTTCATGACAAATGTAAGCCATATAGTACCATGTGGTCTGAAGAGGAGTTGGATTTTCTATGGATAGGTGTGAGGAGACATGGAAGGGACAATTGGGATGCTATGTTAAGGGATCCAAGATTGCACTTCTCATCATGGAGGGTGGCAAGGGACTTAGCTGAGCGGTGGGAAGAGGAACAGTCAAAACTTTTGAGTGGCATATGTGTTCCTCAATTCAAGTACTCGATAGCACAAGGCAGTTCTTTGGACTACCACTACTTCTTGGGTCCAAAAACAGGAATCTGGAAAGAAAATACAGCAGATGAACCCGGACTTTCATTTTGCAATGTTGATGCTTGTAGAGGAGGTAATGCCTGGAGGAGGCCACTATTCCAGCCGGCTTATACTTGCAGTAATGGCAATGAACACCTCCAGAGGCCTATTAGTTACACAAAGAGGACATCTCATTTTGGTTTCCGAAGGGAGAAGTATGACGAGGATGAATTTAGTATTTTAAGTAGAAGTAAGAGTATGGCAAAGGGCTATTTATTATCAACTAATGGCCCCACAACTTGCGTTGGAGCAAAGGGAAACTTGCCCCACTGGCTCAGAGAAGCTGTTGTTGCTTCCCCAGTGAGCCTGACAGAGCCAACGCCACCGTCAACTGTTTCATTGATTGCTCATCCAGACATGTTGAATGTCACCTATCCTGATTTTGATCGTCAGGAATCACATTTTGTACCTAGGAATGAAACGCGGTTTACAATGGGTGTTTTCAGAGAAAACAACCTACAGCCATTAAGTACTAGTCCTCTTTCCAATTACCCATCAGGAATAGGACTTGGAGGACTCGGGATGGCTAATCTGAGAAGGGATTATTCTTGTCATGGAGGTAAGCAAGAAGACTTGATTGTTATAGACAGCGATGCTTCTTCTGAAGAGACTATATCTGATGATCGTAGTGCTAGGGTGTAG
- the LOC117630069 gene encoding ferrochelatase-2, chloroplastic, producing MAAESIAMLPWTISSSIPSDHRLLPRGGLCVSQSHSSAAPSRNCVVARYSSTQSSLLFSKYSLRKCLRPLKALVASETLDIPTTPFTGDDKVGVLLLNLGGPETLDDVQPFLFNLFADPDIIRLPRLFRFLQKPLAQFISVLRAPKSKEGYASIGGGSPLRRITDAQAEELRKALWAKDVRAKVYVGMRYWHPFTEEAIEQIKRDGITKLVVLPLYPQFSISTSGSSLRLLESIFREDEYLVNMQHTVIPSWYQREGYITAMANLIEKELQSFDSPEKVMIFFSAHGVPLAYVEEAGDPYKAEMEECIDLIMEELEKRKITNAYTLAYQSRVGPVEWLKPYTDETIVELGQKGVKRLLAVPISFVSEHIETLEEIDVEYKELAMKSGIEIWGRVPALGCEATFISDLADAVIESLPYVGAMAVSNLEARQPLVPLGSVEELLAAYDSQRRELPAPVTVWEWGWTKSAETWNGRAAMLAVVVLLVLEVTTGEGFLHQWGILPIHR from the exons ATGGCGGCTGAATCCATAGCAATGCTACCCTGGAccatctcctcctccattcCATCCGACCACAGGCTGCTGCCACGTGGAGGACTCTGCGTCTCTCAGAGTCACAGCTCTGCAGCACCTTCTAGAAATTGCGTGGTTGCCAGATACTCGTCGACACAATCTTCGTTGCTCTTCTCCAAGTACTCGCTGCGGAAATGCTTGCGGCCGCTAAAAGCGTTGGTGGCTTCGGAAACTCTGGACATTCCTACGACGCCGTTTACTGGCGATGATAAAGTCGGAGTCTTGTTGCTCAACCTTGGTGGCCCCGAGACTCTTGACGATGTCCAACCCTTCTTGTTCAACCTCTTCGCAGACCCT GATATCATCAGACTGCCAAGATTGTTCCGTTTTCTTCAAAAGCCGTTGGCGCAATTTATATCCGTTCTCAGGGCACCAAAGAGCAAAGAAGGCTACGCCTCAATTGGCGGTGGCTCTCCTCTTCGACGAATAACTGATGCACAG GCTGAAGAGTTGAGGAAGGCTCTTTGGGCGAAGGATGTCCGGGCAAAAGTGTATGTGGGTATGCGTTATTGGCATCCATTTACTGAAGAAGCTATCGAACAG ATAAAAAGAGATGGAATTACAAAGCTTGTTGTCCTTCCACTTTATCCACAATTTTCAATATCGACTAGTGGTTCAAGCCTTCGGCTTTTGGAGAGTATATTCAG GGAGGATGAATATCTAGTCAACATGCAGCACACAGTAATACCATCCTGGTACCAGCGTGAAGGGTACATAACGGCAATGGCAAATTTGATTGAAAAGGAGCTTCAAAGTTTTGATAGCCCTGAGAAG GTAATGATATTCTTTAGCGCACATGGGGTGCCACTTGCATATGTGGAAGAGGCTGGCGATCCATACAAGGCAGAGATGGAGGAATGCATAGATTTGATCATGGAAGAattagaaaagagaaaaataactAATGCATACACCCTTGCCTATCAG AGCAGAGTTGGACCTGTGGAGTGGTTAAAGCCTTATACCGATGAGACAATAGTTGAGCTTGGGCAAAAGGGAGTTAAAAGGCTGCTGGCAGTCCCTATAAG CTTTGTCAGCGAGCATATTGAAACTCTAGAAGAAATTGATGTTGAGTACAAAGAATTGGCTATGAAATCTGGTATAGAGATTTGGGGGCGTGTTCCTGCACTAGGATGTGAGGCCACCTTCATTTCAGATTTGGCAGATGCTGTGATTGAGAGCCTGCCATATGTTGGAGCTATGGCAGTCTCTAATCTTGAAGCTCGACAG CCTTTAGTACCACTTGGGAGTGTGGAAGAGTTGTTAGCGGCCTATGATTCACAGCGTAGGGAGTTACCAGCACCTGTGACAGTTTGGGAATGGGGTTGGACAAAAAGTGCCGAGACATGGAATGGAAGAGCAGCTATGTTGGCCGTGGTTGTTCTATTGGTGCTAGAAGTCACCACCGGGGAGGGGTTTCTGCACCAATGGGGCATATTGCCCATACATCGCTGA